The following proteins are encoded in a genomic region of Synechococcus sp. ROS8604:
- a CDS encoding alanine--glyoxylate aminotransferase family protein: MATTHSPLSVDSSHRRAIAPISTPDRLLLGPGPSNADPTVLKALSRTPIGHLDPLYVELMGEVQELLRYAWQTDNRLTLPMSGTGSAAMEATLANTVEPGDTVLVAVKGYFGNRLVDMAGRYRANVKVIEKPWGEAFTKEELEAALIEHKPTILAMVHAETSTGVCQPMEGIGDLCRKHDCLLLLDTVTSLGGVPLYLDEWKVDLAYSCSQKGLSCPPGLGPFTMGPRAEAKLAARQDKVPNWYLDVSLLNQYWGSDRVYHHTAPVNMNFGMREALRLLAEEGLDMAWARHRSNAEALWSGLEAIGLEMHVPEELRLPTLTTVRIPNDVDGKAFTQHLLNNHGIEVGGGLGVLAGKIWRIGLMGYNSNPENVSRLLNLFETELPQFRQNVAVAA, from the coding sequence TTGGCGACGACGCATTCCCCCCTGTCGGTTGACTCGTCCCACCGAAGGGCCATTGCCCCGATCAGCACTCCCGATCGTTTGCTGCTCGGACCAGGACCTTCGAACGCCGATCCAACGGTGCTCAAGGCTTTGTCTCGGACTCCGATTGGCCATCTCGATCCGCTTTATGTGGAGTTGATGGGCGAAGTGCAGGAGCTTCTTCGCTATGCCTGGCAGACCGACAACCGCTTGACCTTGCCGATGAGCGGCACGGGGAGCGCTGCCATGGAGGCAACGCTTGCCAATACGGTTGAACCCGGCGACACCGTTCTGGTCGCTGTCAAGGGCTACTTCGGGAACCGCCTTGTGGACATGGCCGGTCGTTACCGCGCCAATGTGAAGGTGATCGAAAAGCCTTGGGGTGAAGCCTTCACCAAGGAAGAGCTTGAAGCGGCTCTGATTGAGCACAAGCCCACCATCTTGGCGATGGTGCATGCCGAAACCTCCACCGGCGTGTGTCAACCGATGGAAGGAATCGGAGATCTCTGCCGCAAGCACGATTGCTTGCTCCTGCTCGACACCGTGACCTCTCTTGGTGGGGTCCCCCTCTATCTCGATGAATGGAAGGTGGACCTGGCCTACAGCTGTAGTCAGAAGGGACTGAGCTGCCCTCCAGGTCTTGGTCCATTCACCATGGGACCCCGCGCTGAAGCGAAGCTCGCCGCACGGCAAGACAAGGTGCCTAATTGGTATCTCGATGTTTCCCTTCTCAATCAGTACTGGGGCAGTGACCGCGTGTATCACCACACAGCACCGGTCAATATGAATTTCGGCATGCGTGAAGCGCTCAGGCTGTTGGCAGAAGAGGGCTTGGATATGGCTTGGGCCCGTCACCGCAGCAACGCTGAGGCGCTTTGGTCTGGTTTGGAAGCGATCGGTCTCGAAATGCATGTGCCCGAGGAGCTTCGGCTGCCCACACTCACCACCGTTCGTATCCCAAATGATGTGGATGGCAAGGCCTTCACGCAACATCTGCTCAACAACCACGGCATTGAAGTGGGTGGCGGCCTTGGTGTCCTTGCTGGAAAAATCTGGCGAATCGGACTGATGGGCTACAACTCCAACCCCGAGAACGTCAGCAGGTTGTTGAATCTGTTTGAAACGGAGCTTCCCCAGTTCCGACAGAACGTCGCCGTTGCTGCTTAA
- a CDS encoding allophycocyanin subunit beta-18 translates to MRDAITGLIGRYDQLGRYFDRSAIDRIEGYFGQAELRLKAVELINREATELVREASQRLFVGDPELLLPGGNAYTTRRLSACLRDMDYFLRYASYALIADDSTILNERVLNGLDDTYKSLGVPTGPTVRSMILLADVLCERMVAEGSSPSDCLMLRKPFDHLASGLSANDISQR, encoded by the coding sequence ATTGGGTCGCTATTTCGATCGATCGGCCATCGATCGGATCGAGGGTTATTTCGGCCAAGCAGAGCTACGACTCAAGGCCGTGGAGCTCATCAATCGCGAAGCGACTGAGCTGGTAAGAGAAGCCAGCCAAAGACTGTTTGTAGGCGACCCTGAACTGCTCTTGCCTGGTGGCAACGCCTACACCACACGGAGGCTTTCAGCTTGCTTGCGCGACATGGATTATTTCCTCCGTTACGCCAGTTACGCCCTGATTGCCGACGACAGCACGATCCTGAATGAACGGGTGCTGAACGGCTTGGACGACACCTACAAGAGCCTGGGTGTTCCCACCGGTCCCACGGTTCGCAGCATGATCCTGCTTGCCGATGTTCTCTGCGAGCGCATGGTGGCGGAGGGATCAAGTCCGAGCGATTGCCTGATGCTTCGCAAGCCCTTCGACCATCTGGCCTCAGGTCTTTCCGCCAACGACATCAGCCAGCGTTAA